TTCAGTTATGTAGAGTATCAATACAACTTGGGTACAGGACCAGTAGTGATTCGTGTCACTGCACAGAAGGTAGATGATGGAGAACGACACAGAATAATCTTAAAGCGCCAGGGAAGTGATGGAAGCATAGAATTAAATGGAGAACACATGGAGAGCAGTACTAGCTATGGAACACAGCAAGATTTGAATGCTAGAGGCAGCGTGTACTTAGGTGGAGTACCAGACTATGCTATGACTTATGGAAAATATCAAGAAGGATTTTCTGGTTGCATTTACACCATGGAGGTGCAAGATTCTGGGGCCATAGACATTGGAGAAAAATCTATAAGGGGAAAGAACGTTTCACCATGCACTaggtaaatgaaaaaataattttctgttaagAAAACAACATGGAAACTGTATAAAATGGTCTGTTAATCTTTCATGCTGCTTAGAGCAAGATGGATACCCTCTTCCTTAGTATTTACCAATGCGGATACGGACATCTTCGACGCGTTTGTTCCTCCACCTCCTGTCAATATAATCCACCCTAAACCAGCGGCAAATTTGGCTGCGTACAGTATCAAAAATTACTCATTGTTAATCCTACTTCAAAATCTGCTCGCCTTCACCATGGATATCCGAGAGCAGAGCGTGCTTTTCACAGTATTATGCATAGACACTATAAACGCGATGAAATGTATATTGAGTTAAGTGTTGTTTAATTGGATTAGGTCTTGTTTAAGTGAATACGTGTCCTTTCAACAATGATTTAATAATGAAGAAACACGTATTCTCTGGTAACTTATGGAATTAATccaatttgtaaattgtttaacGCTTCGTTAACATTGGGGACAaggtaaattattaacattttaacaaGTAAggattatttaatgttttaataacccttttttctctttattcctttttgttttatagTTATTTGGACGATAGACTTCCAACAAGAGGCGACCTTGGAAAGATATGGAAGTGGTTTATTTAAATGAAGggacaattatattattcagtTTGTAAAGCCTACCGCGGcaaatgatatatgtataagcaGTTTTATATCTGTACGTGTACAGAATATGTTTCTGACAACATTTTATAACCGAATTAACTACATTTTATACAGttctttgtttttataaaatacgatagaTTCTTTCCTCATATTAGCCAATCCTattcccttttttatttttttatctgaCAATGCTTTTTTTccaattgaaaaaaaagaatgaacaTTGAGGCGACTGCTAATggatacaataatattatattacgtcaCGCATAAGTTTTCACTGCCATTGTCTGAGTTGTTAACTTCCCATAGGCTTCCTCTAATCTTTAGCTGAGCAAACACTAAAAATGGCTCCATTAGTTCATAATTCTAGTTGTAACGTTACAACAAATTCTCATTGAATTAAGAATGTTTATCTTCGACATATAGAAAAACATAAGAAATAAGTTGTATtgcaaagtaaaatttttatttcaacatttatcTGGACCAATGATAGGCCCTATTATTGATTGTTCTATGACTTCTATACGAatttatcttcctttctttttattgaaacaCTTTAAACTTCATTATGTGATACTAACAAAGGAAAGTTACTTACAAGTATTTGCATAGTTAAGATACGGTGCTAGTAAAATATGTTGCTAGTTCTAAGGAGATTTGTATTCAATGAAAATGCGACGGACgtgtgtaaataattataattagtcTCTCAAACCTTAGCGTTTTCTTACATTCTGCATAACCGCTATTTCTCAGAGGaaatattgcataaaaaaACGAATAGGTAAGGATTAAATGAAAGATTCGACAAAGGATACATTTACAGAttactgttatttatttattcatggATTATTACAACGATACATTgtcatttatttccttttgttAGTTCATTTGCCTATTAAATTGTCAATTAACAAACGCAGATTCTCTCACATGGAAAGTAGTAACAATAATGGGCATTTTCTAGATTTGTATGACAAACaaaatacgataatataaATCTTGTGTGACTCAAGTCTAATGCACAacgataattcaattatttttcatttttcttttttctatctataaataatactacatattctCTCAATAAAATTCTCATAATCTAAATTCATTCTTTGGTTTcacgagaataaaaaatatataggcCATGAATCATCAAGGCAAGATGGATAATTAACATCAGTATATCAAAAAGCTTTGTCGATactaaaatattgtaaatgatTATGTACAGACTTAACGATATTGTAAGTACATTGCTGAAATCTCTAAAACTTTCTTATTATCCAACATCGAACGAATGCTTTCTGAATGTCAATGCAAATGTTAGCTACagcattatatttattattttacatttcgtatatatatatatgcatatatatatatacacacatatatataataagcataaatataaaaagaaagtgtaTAATCTACCAACTGAAAGTAACCATATAATGAAAGTGTAGTCTATTGTTATATGaataattcttcaaaatgaaatgagacaataaatataattttgttaagaaAACCTCCCTTAATTATTGCATTGTTGCTTGAGGTACAATAAAAAACATAGTCAGTACAAATAATGTTAAGATTAAACCTGAGGAATTGATACAATTAGAGTGTTTCAGACACATACTGGCTGCTATAAATTCAGCTTGTAACCAGATATATATGGTAGTCCTGTACTAACTTTCTTCTGATATTCTACGTAATCCTGCCCAAAGAAATTAAGCAGAGTAATCTCTTCGATTAAAATGCGGTCGTGGAAGAACTTCCAAGATACTCCAGTGTATGCAAGGAAACAAACTGGATTCTGGAGTATTAGCTACAAagacaaatataaaacttgTCTACACttcagtaaaatattatacatatttaatatgaaagaTTATTACCTGCGTTCCTATAGACCAATAAAACCAGCCCACATAACTAGGATGCCTGCAAATTCTGTAAACTCCATACGTAATCAATTCGTGACTATCCATCTTTTCACTCTGCACaatatgattaaaattatGCTTGGCAGTAAACATCGCCAATTTTCTCAAAACTTCCCCACAAATGCATAGTACAAGTCCAAAGtatgatataaaagaagattctTTCATTGCAGAATAATAATGCCTTTCTATGACAAATTCTATCCAGCTAGAACATGCTGCCACTCCATAAGCTATGCTGTGATTTAGAATAAAACTGTCGATGGAAAGAGTAGAAGGATTTATCCAAGCTATACTTAGGAATTCTGTGTAATGGAATATTGCCATTATAGTGATATACACTCCGAACATTTGCCATGAAGATGGTGCAACAAAGGACACAATAATCCCAATACCAAAGGCATATCCTAGGAGAACTGCCCTTACAGCAACCTGTTAAATGTaagtattcataaaataaattaatgttttcataataattcacATAAATGAATCgttataatagtaatatatttaaaatacctgATAAGCAAAGTCGCGAAACGCAAGAAGTACAAGTATATTTAAGAATccatattgaaataaatgcGTAAACCAAAtgttgttaaaatattcttgaaaaacATTGAATTCTAACCTTAACAATACTTCTGGTAGGATTGCGATTAAACCAGCGgcgataaaacaaaagaaactaaGCTTTCCATTGTAACACagcattttctaaaatttatgtatctttatcctacttaaatatgtaattcaccatttctatcaaatattaattgcaGGTTAGTTTTTAACCTCACTTCAACTATAGATCGCCAACAATTAAATCAAATAGCTTTCCacaaagtttgaaaaaatggTATTCTTctagaatgtaaaaatttcgCAAATTGCGTTCCTccttattttctacatttagaAACTagtaataaatgatataaaaaattaaacttcatCTTTTATAAACGAATATGTATTCACAGATATTAATATcatagttattaataaataatatatattttagccaaattataataaataaaatgaaatagatgTAAAACAAtagcatatattttttagataatttgAAGTACATTTATtaactataaattaataccatttaactttaatttaattttatataaatcatatttttagttttctctattaaaattaacatttgttCCTCTATGTTACAGGAACTTCAATTTTACATCTTCAATAATCTACAATCAACAATCAATGctacattatttaaataataatacatgttcattgttatattattatattatattattatttattgtattatattattatttattgtattatatcatatattagaTTATagtgcaaataaattattataaataatcattatatATGATTACTATCTgcattaaattgaattttacactatttagaaataatgaataacaatttatatattaaacaaacgtttttatttatcaaaaccATCaccatataaatattaagttcTATAAAccataaatttaaacaaaagttGTAGAGATGAAGTCAAAATATTACAAGTCAAAAATCAAAGCAATTCGCAAAAAATTTTCCCAGCTTCTCGGTTTTGTATCAGGAGAACATAACATCATAAGAGGTGGCACAAGTTCGGTGTTCATATTCTTGGAATATGACGTCATTTTTCGGAATGAAAATTGtacttgtattttattatttcctcgtaCATTTATTCATGGAATTTAACGTCAGTTTTGGGCGAGAATGTTTTCTCATTAGGAAAGGAAATTTTTGGAcggtttttaaataaaagacacactgatttcgaattttgtatttttcgacTTATTAAACGTAATTCAAGCTATACAGAATGATATAAAGGTAATATGCTGTTATAGGTGTAATAAATGAGTTTTCATTGTTCTTTGGATGAAGAATTGCCATGGGCCATTTGAAATTTGGAGATGAAGTTCTTTACCTGCAACAGAAGAAATAgggattaaataatattcagcATCAGTATCTTCTTATTGTACAATTACTTTCTTAGAAGTTAATTcttaaatacttaaatatattattcgtttccACATATAAGGACAGAACACTCGCTTGAAACTTGTTTATTTCCTAAATTTCTGTACGAGAACTGCTCATTAAAATATCCATTAAAGATGTGCATTATTTAACGAATCaatcttatattttacatttatctcatgcagaaaaatgtatgaaattcataattaaattccTTGGATAGTGGAGCATCTAccttaaataatatttacaacgtATAGTCTACTTCAGGATAATACGTCCCGCTCCGATTCACATCTTGCTCAgtgaattcttttattaacacGATTCAAATTATAGATAACGAGAGATATCATCGCAACGATTAGTGCAgagcttcttttttttttttaagtaaaggGAAATCTATCATCATCTTTCATTATGAGAGAACACAGAATTTATCCTTACAGACCGTACTATGTATTGAATTTAAGAGTGACATTAATACAGGAAACTCTACTATCCACTTCACTAACGTTCGACGTGAGTACGCTCGCATTACTACTCTTACTACAAACACTACCACTATTACGCTATTACTACTACATAGCAATTTTAAATGAAGTAGTGATGAGTTTAACCTAACAGTTGCTCAGACAATTTCttgcaaacatatttttagacaactatatgaaataaaccaatatttattactatatattagTAACTTTTACAGAAGTTACAAAAAATACTAGTATGCTATTAcagaattaagaaaattttaattatatatacagttCTAGTAATGttaagtttgaatatttgacTACAAccttattttaagaaataaggacaacttttgtaaatttaatgtttaatccacttaataatgaaattttgacaAAAAGGTTAGTTATGTCTAGTTTGCGTTAAAATAACAAACTATTTTTAGggtcaacaattttttaaacaataattttaagtGATATTGtttctgtttatttaaatatgtttaaaatgaaCTGAAATCTGATCTCAACCtaatctaatttaatataatctttCTGATAAAGTTTTAACACTAACTTGAAactgaataatatattttt
This is a stretch of genomic DNA from Bombus pyrosoma isolate SC7728 linkage group LG16, ASM1482585v1, whole genome shotgun sequence. It encodes these proteins:
- the LOC122576588 gene encoding protein-S-isoprenylcysteine O-methyltransferase, which produces MLCYNGKLSFFCFIAAGLIAILPEVLLRLEFNVFQEYFNNIWFTHLFQYGFLNILVLLAFRDFAYQVAVRAVLLGYAFGIGIIVSFVAPSSWQMFGVYITIMAIFHYTEFLSIAWINPSTLSIDSFILNHSIAYGVAACSSWIEFVIERHYYSAMKESSFISYFGLVLCICGEVLRKLAMFTAKHNFNHIVQSEKMDSHELITYGVYRICRHPSYVGWFYWSIGTQLILQNPVCFLAYTGVSWKFFHDRILIEEITLLNFFGQDYVEYQKKVSTGLPYISGYKLNL